A region of Rhodohalobacter barkolensis DNA encodes the following proteins:
- a CDS encoding sugar-transfer associated ATP-grasp domain-containing protein, whose protein sequence is MYDLISRFLFRIKRALIVLNDRFERFAMYRVSRNEARNLRKRLIKIRGYKIVNRPLKAEIKRYCRETFGSSAYWPWLALYTEMRGEFIEGWIPDDVYRFEILPKVNPEIFASLSDAKSMDHKLFPGITVEPHLTRIRGEYIDRRGNVLDEDQVREYLINLNREIVIKPDNGRQGKGILFLHSRHIRIDELPADSDLVFQEVARQHKSLREVYPHSVNTFRVLTHMEKRGEVAVKFINLRFGTEKNRVDNVSCGGIWISVKMNGEVSSSAYDEFGLEAGEHHPDTGYRFKELRIPFVDDIIACCKVAHKSYPYVGLVGWDVYVNESGRPIILEWNAKNPWFWDIDAQFGPLFLGK, encoded by the coding sequence ATGTATGATCTGATATCTAGGTTTCTATTTCGCATCAAGCGTGCTTTAATAGTACTTAATGATCGATTTGAACGATTTGCAATGTATCGTGTCTCCAGAAATGAGGCCCGAAACTTAAGGAAGCGTTTAATTAAAATCAGGGGATATAAGATTGTTAATCGTCCACTCAAGGCAGAGATTAAACGGTACTGTCGGGAAACGTTTGGCAGTTCTGCATACTGGCCGTGGCTGGCACTTTATACTGAGATGCGCGGTGAATTTATAGAGGGCTGGATTCCGGATGATGTGTACCGGTTTGAAATCCTGCCCAAGGTAAACCCGGAAATATTTGCTTCATTGAGTGATGCTAAATCAATGGATCATAAGCTTTTTCCCGGGATAACCGTTGAACCCCATCTGACGCGCATAAGGGGTGAATATATTGACAGAAGGGGGAACGTCCTTGATGAGGATCAGGTGCGGGAATATCTTATCAATTTGAATCGGGAAATTGTGATTAAACCGGACAACGGAAGGCAAGGGAAAGGAATTCTGTTTTTACACTCAAGACATATAAGAATAGATGAACTTCCTGCAGACTCTGATTTGGTATTTCAGGAAGTGGCTCGTCAGCATAAATCTCTGAGGGAAGTTTATCCGCATTCAGTAAATACTTTTCGGGTTTTAACACATATGGAAAAGAGAGGCGAAGTTGCCGTCAAGTTCATAAACTTAAGATTCGGCACAGAAAAAAATAGAGTGGATAACGTATCGTGTGGTGGAATATGGATATCTGTTAAAATGAATGGAGAGGTGAGCAGCAGTGCTTATGACGAATTTGGACTGGAAGCCGGAGAGCATCATCCGGATACAGGATACCGGTTTAAAGAATTAAGGATTCCTTTTGTTGACGATATAATTGCATGTTGTAAAGTGGCTCACAAGTCATATCCCTACGTAGGCTTGGTGGGCTGGGACGTTTATGTGAATGAAAGTGGAAGACCCATTATTTTAGAATGGAATGCTAAGAATCCATGGTTTTGGGATATTGATGCACAATTTGGCCCCCTTTTTTTGGGAAAATGA
- a CDS encoding sugar-transfer associated ATP-grasp domain-containing protein: MGMYIVKKLSPLKKRLLKKYRLKQYTKKAHGIRQSVIERTGSEVVTKKVKDEIKEYSNDVFGTPSLWPWLAVYTEIKGEFIPGWLPNDYFQITLLDDWNIKRFSEVSDMKTFYHMYFDDFAVKPLALKVSGIYYDQDWNIISMDKLIDRIRAEAQEVVVKKDGGFAGRDIRFLKTNDLGINELEKDKDNFVIQPVVKQHPVLSKFHKHSLNTLRIATFLESDGSVSFKFVLCRFGTGGNRLDNTNAGGRYCFLNVEGKPVSGILDSVGLNVDQENLSLANSLKTIKVPSVKYAIEKCTQHHSYFPYVRYIAWDVCIDLDSEPRMIEWNAIRPGMWQAEPHVGPIWDLKSIINKT, encoded by the coding sequence ATATTGTGAAAAAGTTATCTCCCTTAAAGAAAAGGTTGCTAAAAAAGTATCGGCTAAAACAGTATACAAAGAAGGCGCATGGAATTCGGCAAAGTGTCATAGAGAGAACAGGCAGTGAGGTCGTTACTAAAAAAGTAAAAGATGAGATTAAAGAGTACTCAAATGACGTGTTTGGAACCCCTTCACTTTGGCCATGGCTCGCGGTTTATACTGAGATAAAAGGTGAGTTTATCCCCGGGTGGCTGCCTAATGATTACTTTCAAATTACGCTATTGGATGATTGGAATATCAAGAGGTTTTCTGAAGTAAGTGATATGAAAACGTTTTACCATATGTACTTTGATGATTTTGCAGTAAAACCATTAGCCTTAAAAGTATCAGGAATCTATTATGACCAAGACTGGAATATTATATCCATGGATAAATTGATTGACAGAATTAGGGCAGAAGCTCAAGAGGTAGTCGTGAAAAAAGATGGTGGTTTTGCAGGAAGAGATATTCGATTCTTAAAAACCAATGATCTGGGCATTAATGAATTGGAAAAAGACAAGGATAATTTTGTTATTCAGCCAGTCGTCAAACAGCATCCTGTATTATCGAAATTCCATAAACATTCATTGAACACGCTTAGAATTGCAACTTTTCTTGAATCAGACGGTTCTGTTTCATTTAAATTTGTTTTATGTCGTTTTGGCACTGGTGGGAATCGGCTTGATAATACTAATGCGGGAGGCAGATACTGTTTTTTAAATGTTGAAGGTAAGCCAGTAAGCGGTATTTTAGATTCGGTAGGATTAAATGTTGATCAGGAAAATCTTAGCCTCGCCAATTCACTCAAGACTATAAAAGTTCCATCTGTAAAATACGCAATTGAAAAATGTACCCAACATCACAGTTATTTTCCATATGTGAGATACATAGCTTGGGATGTGTGCATAGACTTGGACTCAGAACCAAGAATGATTGAGTGGAACGCAATTCGTCCGGGTATGTGGCAAGCAGAGCCTCATGTAGGGCCGATTTGGGATCTAAAATCAATAATTAATAAAACATAA